A window of Jannaschia sp. M317 contains these coding sequences:
- a CDS encoding class II aldolase/adducin family protein — MADGTPDLDETQLRIDLAACFRLAARAGWHEAVANHFSAAVSEDGKRFLVNPRWRHFSRIKASDLLLVDADDPTTMDRPDAPDPSAWMIHSALHRNLPQARVALHLHPAYATALAGLKDPTIKPIDQVTARFHNRLAYDLAFGGVALHAEEGERISRTIGNHSAVMMGNHGVTTLGASPAMAFDAMYHLERAARTMVLAYSTGQPLAIMPDPLAEETAQGWDNDHTERLTHFEEMKRILDREDPDYAD, encoded by the coding sequence ATGGCCGACGGCACCCCCGACCTGGACGAGACGCAGTTGCGCATCGACCTGGCCGCCTGTTTTCGACTGGCGGCGCGTGCGGGCTGGCACGAGGCGGTGGCCAACCATTTTTCGGCGGCGGTGTCCGAAGACGGCAAAAGATTCCTCGTGAACCCGCGCTGGCGGCATTTCTCCCGGATCAAGGCGTCGGACCTGCTCCTGGTGGATGCCGACGATCCGACCACGATGGACCGCCCCGATGCGCCGGACCCCTCGGCCTGGATGATCCACTCTGCGTTGCACCGCAACCTGCCGCAGGCGCGCGTCGCCCTGCACCTGCATCCCGCCTACGCCACCGCGCTGGCGGGGCTGAAGGATCCGACGATCAAGCCCATCGACCAGGTCACCGCGCGGTTCCACAACCGTCTGGCCTATGACCTGGCCTTCGGCGGCGTGGCCCTGCACGCCGAAGAAGGAGAGCGGATTTCCCGCACCATCGGCAACCATTCCGCCGTGATGATGGGCAACCACGGGGTCACCACGCTGGGCGCCTCGCCCGCGATGGCCTTCGACGCGATGTATCACCTGGAACGCGCCGCCCGGACGATGGTGCTGGCCTATTCCACCGGACAGCCGCTGGCCATCATGCCCGACCCCCTGGCCGAGGAAACCGCCCAGGGCTGGGACAACGACCACACAGAACGCCTGACCCACTTCGAGGAGATGAAGCGCATCCTCGACAGAGAGGACCCCGATTATGCGGATTAG